The Poecilia reticulata strain Guanapo linkage group LG10, Guppy_female_1.0+MT, whole genome shotgun sequence sequence GAGGCAGAACCTGGTTGTGAGCCCGGGTGGAGGGGATGCTCTGCAGGCACCTGAGTGCACACAAACTCTCAGCCACCGAGGAGCAGCCCAGCCAGAGAGAGCGAGGCACAGAGCActgtgtgaaagagagagaggaagggaggaaggGAAGAGGAGAACGAAGTGTACAGGGtgagggaggaagagaaaaggaagagcAGGAAACCAGAGATGGGTcgtaaagaaaaaagaagaggaaggatGACGAGGAGAGTTGAATTGAAGGAAGCCAAATAATTTTAGTGAATGGATAAGTcaatggatgaacagatgggtGAAGTGGTGGAGTTGGTGAACAACGGGACAAGTGAATTATGGTTTCAGTGCAAGAATATAAAATTAATGGGTAAATAAACAGGGTTTGGTTTGAAATTGAGAGAGGGCGAGTGTTTAACCATCAAaggtgaggagaggaaaaaggGGAAGAGGTGGGGGGATAGTGAAGGGAAAAACCAGTATTAGAGCTACACACACATTTGGCACAGTGAGCGTAGGAACACACACTCATTCACACAAAAGATACAGACTGgtaaacacacatacacaccccaAAGCATTAATAGACATGAATAAGGTGGAGATAGGTAGAGGAGAGGGAGGGGCAACGGGATTAATTGtagaatattttcatttttatgttgacAGAAACCCCACCCACTGTTCTGCCATCCCCACTCTCATGAGTGGTTAGTGGATAACACTgggacaaataaataaatgaataaataaatataatcaaataaatcacaaagacacaaaatagaCAGGATTCAAAATTGCTGAAAGGCCTTAAAATCTTCTGTCCGCTTAACCTAAAGAGTTTTTCAGTTCCATGTGTAAATTTCTTGATACCTAATTTAAGAGAATAAGGAAGTGGAAAACCAAAGTCTATAAACAACAGATGTGAATaagaatttaaacaaacaatTCGTTCTACATCTGAAAGTTTAGAacatttgtttctgaagccATTTGTAGTTTTATGCATTAGACTTTGTCACAGGGTTCTTGAAATGTCACAATTACGTGTAAAGAGCACAGAAACTACTTTATGACTCAATACTTCTATTAATCAAGTTCACACGTAATTTGCTAAATAACATTTCTCTGAATTCGGGAAAGCTTCTACGTTTTGGTATAAGGCAACAAAACAGCTCTCGAATACTTACCAAGCAACGCATTATTATTTWAAAAAATTATATAATCTGACATATTTGGCTATGTGCGGTAGATTTGGATTTTATTACAAGAGAAACCGAGAGTCGTTCCGTATTTCTAATGTGTAATATATATCCAAAGAACTGTTTATTAGTCATTTGCTGTTTAcgtttaatgaaaacaaaagcgtgttttttaattataaaaaagttGATGCATTTTTCTCCAATTACGGCGCCTGTAAAGTTAATCTTAGCTAACATTTGTTAAGCTAATATAGGCTAACTACCTAGCTCACAGAGaaggctaataaaaaaaatgcgtTAACGGTTacctaaatatatttttcaaataaaacggATATTAAGGCAATagcctaaataaatatttgccaGAGGTACACATATTCGCCTTTTAGTATGAAGATGTCTGTGAAGAACGCGAGGTATATTTAGCACGCTAGCTCCGAAGCTAGGTGCTAATGTTCGCTGACAGTGGGATAGCTATGTGAATGAAAAGGCAGTACACTTCCTTCTACGCACTTCAGAAATATAAACAGACGATGAGCATTTTGTTACGATAGTCGCTACCTGTTGTTGTGCTTCTTGTATATCTGGTTGATCGCCAAACATGCTGTAATATGTGAAGTCTGACCTTAAACAACATAGAATAAAAACGTTAGGCGTATATTGACGTGGTTCGTCGCCTCTTAGCCAGTGTTAGCCGGGTAGCTAGATAAGTATCAGACAGGGCCCTGTTAAAGTGGCGCAGCGTCACCGCAGTGAACACTACACCAAGAATTCTCACCAGTCTTCCGCCGACGACCAGTCATAAGCCCTACTACTTCGTCATTAGTTATAACCTCGTCTCAAAACAATACACATTTTATACGTTTTAAATGACCGCCCGAAGCTCTTGTTTGACCATCGGTGTGTTAAACATTCGTAGAGAAATGTACCGATATGTTCAGGCCCTCCCTCTCTGATTTCTGGTCCCCCTCCTTTCTCCTCAACCTCTCTCAACAAGCCGCTTCGGTTCACTCATACCGTCGAATCGAGCCTCGGCGCCTTCACCAAACAAAAGCCTGACAGCTACCTTGTCGGATGTGTGGTGTGCTAACACTGGATTTGATCTTACCATCAGTTCCACCGTTTTGTCTTCCATCTCCGGCTCCATGTTGATGAACCCCCCCGAAAGTCGCTATGAAAATGGAAACCCAGCCCTGCGTCGGCGGCCCGCAAATTCAGAGACGTCATTCACTTCGCGCAACCACACAGCTTCGGTAGGGCAGCGTTAAAAGGGTGGGTGGGGGGATGGGAACGCCCATCTAATAAAGAAGCACGCTGACTGGATGGATTTTGACTAAGGAGGTTTGGCCTATCTGCTTAGGCTTTTATTGATTGGCTTACTGCGCTACTAAGGCTTTCCCCGGTGACTCCCCCAAACAAAAAGGCAAATGGATGAAGATGCTGTTGCTATCCTGAAGAGGGATACACCAAGGCAAAATCAATCATCCGCATAGCGTTGCTATGAAATGATGCAGAATGTTGGCCATTGAAGCTAGTTGTGACTATAGGGCTGTGTCAGAATTTACATAATATACAGTGTTCAGTATTGTTTGCAAGAGAGTCATAAATGCTTGGAAAGGCTTTGTTTCTATGCGTTTTCATTGACATTTCAATGAAACCATTTAGTTACATCATGCTGTAACTTAAGACAGCATGGAGCATTTTCTTAAATTCAGTCATCactaaatacaataaaatgggagtaaaaatgcaccaagtttgaaaatgtaccagtttcttttaaaacttaattatttaataatactCTTGGATAGAATGCAGTCACTAAAACAATGTAACAAAGTGTTAAACgcacttaaaactttttttaggGATACTGGCTCAGAATTTTGAATGCAAGACATGTTATTTCAACCAATGGAAAAAATGCACAGGGATGAAAATAtcaaatcaataattttttttcccccaaagggCAAAATGCACCGAGTATTATAAAACTTAGGCTTGTATATGTATTAAAAATCAACAATAGCCTCTCCATGTATTCACAACTAATTATTGATAGCCacttatttagcaaataaaaggAGCttacaatattttcacaaaacttagctctatttaaacattttatctgtaTTACATCGATATATTTAGATTGTCAATTTAGTCAAGAACAGTACATATTTTCATAATGCATGGAACCTGATAAGGACACTTGTGAAGTAAATTTGCATCTCAACAGATTATACCAAATGGACATTGAAACATGTATTGAAGAGATTTGAGGTTACTTTTTTAGGCAAGTTTGAATGTATAAAGCCAACTTGCAACTGATCAAAATGTGCTCTCAGCAAGCATCTTTTAAATTTCACTGACACAGAACTGTCATGTATATTTCATTTCAATCAGACCACAGGGGAAATAAAATGGGGGTTGTGGCGTCTTCAAAAACAATTAATACACGGCACAGGATCAAGACCAGAGCACAAGGAGGTCGAAGTGGTTTTCAGCAGTTCAAATTTAATACTTTGTCCCCCTTTCTCTACAGAAacccaggtaaaaaaaatcccccactCTCATaaaatacaacagcagcagttaccagtaaaaaaatgaaatgcaaaaaaagagagagaaagcaaagaGGGGAGGGAGAAATAGagcaggaggatgaggaggcaaaaaaggaaaatatatattttctatatcTGAGGAGCGAGTCCAAAGTCCATCATCAGACCATGTAAGGGGGCAAGAAGGAATCTGGGAACTTGCTGTTGTGTTTGTTCAAAACTGAGGGCAGATggggccaaaaaaaaaaaaaaaaaaaagaatcaaagtgAGTCAAGTCCAATCCAACTAGGGGAAGGAACCAGCACTCTAAGGCAGGGATTTATTTCAGGAAGGGCTTTCTCCCTCTCTGGATGAAAGAAACTCTCACTCCTCTTCACCCTCTATGATGCATTTTGTCGTGTACAGATGTATTTTGCAAGTTTGTGTATGCAACAGGTAAATCGGAAGGTGTGTCTGTCATATATATGGTCAACACAGTTGCCCCTCTCACTTGCTGCAAGAGAGGtggcatttttctttccttatttcttcattcattcctttttttttttctcccaataTCAGTCCAAGACTACCTAGTAGTCATCCAAATCAAAGAACTCGTCGTCCTCTCCTTGGTACTCCATGCCCTGGAAATCCACCCTGTACCGCAAGATACCTATATGACACAAGAGTGAATGAGTGACTTTCAGAAAACTTTATATTACTTTTGGCAGAATAACTGCACCATAAAGAAAGATTTTCACAACTCAACAAATTAGCATCTAACGCTGTTATTCATAACAAACCACATATTATCCTATAATTTGTAGCATACCTAGTTGTCTAACTGGCTTTTGTATTTGCACACAGGACTGAAGCATTGCTCTTCTAAATaccaaaaaaacatccatcttaTTTGATCATATATGGAAAAGTTTACAGCTGCAAAGAGCAAAGATGCTTTGTGTATTTCTCAAACACTTGACCTTTCTAGTGAAGTTTATTTGCAACAAGTGTACTATTGCAGTCTCTTTAGTTTTACTATAAACATCAGCATACTGACCCCCGATGCCTCCAAAGCCCTTGACAAATTGGGACCCTTCCTGACTTTTGTCTGTTACGATTTCCAGCGTTGCTCCAAACTTCTTGTAGTTGTTTGCGAACCACTCCAGCAgtggcatgctctcaatcagCTCGTGTTCCTGCCCcgtctataaaaaaaaaaggagttggGGAAACAGTTCATCATGTGTAATAGCTTTTACTTAATGCAGATGTATGCAGTGCTTACCTCCTTGTCTGTAAAGTGTGACTTGTCTTTCTCTTGCTCAGGCGTCAAGTACAAAATCTTCTCATCTAATGaatgacaataataaatatcagaattatattgaaataataatcCCATGGCTAGACTGGGGTTAAAGGTACATTAAAGGATAACATTTGATGTACCATTCTCTGCCCCGTTGCTCTCTGCCCCATGCACACGTAGAACATAACGCATAGTGTCCAAGTTCTCATACACTATAAGAATCTCCACTGCTCCCATTTCCAGGGCTTTCAGCGTGTCCTCCACTCCAAAGCAGTACTTCCCCGTATCCTGACTGATCTCATCAAAGTACCGCcctgcagaaagaagaagaaaaaaaaaacatcaaacaactGGTGAAtacttatttttctaaataagaacaaaaacaataaagaagaaATCCTACCTATGAGTTTCTTCTCCTGGATGAACTTAACATTAGACAGGACTTCTGCCGACAGCTCAATAGCTTGGTTGAAACCGTTTTCTCCTCCATAGGAGATGTCAACCAGCTTCAAAACCTTAGCCTGTAACCTCTGTGgtaaaaatacatagaaatgtgttaaatatctaaattattttctggactgaattaaaatctgattgtttttaacTACTAAAAAAGTATggctttttagtttttaatgtaataagtTGTAcaagttttgtgtttgtaaagaaaaacacacttacaGGGTCAAACATGTCAGACTGACTTAGTTCAGTCTTAAAATCAGCAGAGCCAGCCAAGACCATTCCCGCCACATTAACTTTGTCGTTGGACACAAAGAGCTGGACAGCGGTCTCAGCGACTTTCCTCACGTAGTTATGTCTCTTTTCCATTCTTAAACGAGCAAAACGCAGAGCAGACTGCCCTCCTCTACCTGAAAGAGggtgataaaaatatatatattttgaaactCTGTAAAGTAACAACATTAAACCAGAAcagaatattatttaataatctgccctgccttaaaaaaaaaaaagaaagagagagagagagagagagagagaaaagaacatGTTATCATTGAGGTGCCACACCGTGTTTCTTGGGTAGGTCCACAGTAAACTTGTGCAGCACCTCCCGGGTGTTGCCCTGCAGCGTGCCAAACAGTGCCCCGCTACCGTCGAtcacaataaaaccaaatttgCTATCATCAGAGAGCAGGGCTGTCAATGCCTGAAAACAGCAATGGAACAAATGTGTAACAATGTTCAACAAGTGAAAGATAAACACGTTCGCACATGAAAAATGATCTCCAGAAGGAATATGAAAGAAAGAATTTGAGTAAAATCTCTCACCTCGGTGTGGAATTTGTTATCACAGAGGTACAAAGAGGTGTTGATTGGTTTAAAAGGCTCAAAGTCGATATTGACTTTCTTCTCCTTGCCTTCTTCTGTCACAATTGTGCCACAATACACAACTAAACCATTTGGTGGCACTGACGAAAGAAGGCAGACACACAGGTTAGATACATGTTAGGCTTCAATACTGATACACAGTTTCTTTTTGGGGGTGGAGGAAGTTAGAAATTGACCATTGTGTAATACAGTATTTAGAGAGAATATAcgactaaaataaaaagttttcagtGAGACAATGACTTCagttagatattttttccacaactAGCAAAAATATAGTTCCGatctaatattttttgtaatgtacAGCATGCAAGCATGTTTTGTAATATAATTTGAAAATCACTTTTCTTAATTTGTCCTTGTGTATTGGTTAGCATAAACTAATGATGTTTGTAATTCTCAAAGACTGAGTATGACTGGGCTTGTTACTTTTGGCATGTGAACTATTTCCACTACTGGTTTCATGAGCTCATCAATAATGCCATTTTAACACTGTAAAATAggattaaatgtaataaaagtgtacTATTTAGCAGTTTACTAAAACGTTGGTAGCTTAGTAGTTTTTGTTAGtaagtagtttatttttaaagcagtatttatttttgagagACTCTTACTCCATACAGTGATAGATTTACAGAAGAGTAGACTGCCGAGTtactttaaattactttttattgtcacttaTATTTGTCACACTACTATGGCTGtacaatatttgaaaatctTATGACTCTTAAaacaatacatattttaatcattATATTAGGTATGACATGGACCCATTTCTTCTTCCCTTTCTTTCCCCATTTGCCTTTGCATCTCTCTGTGAT is a genomic window containing:
- the etf1a gene encoding eukaryotic peptide chain release factor subunit 1-like — encoded protein: MADDPSAADRNVEIWKIKKLIKSLEAARGNGTSMISLIIPPKDQISRVAKMLADEFGTASNIKSRVNRLSVLGAITSVQQRLKLYNKVPPNGLVVYCGTIVTEEGKEKKVNIDFEPFKPINTSLYLCDNKFHTEALTALLSDDSKFGFIVIDGSGALFGTLQGNTREVLHKFTVDLPKKHGRGGQSALRFARLRMEKRHNYVRKVAETAVQLFVSNDKVNVAGMVLAGSADFKTELSQSDMFDPRLQAKVLKLVDISYGGENGFNQAIELSAEVLSNVKFIQEKKLIGRYFDEISQDTGKYCFGVEDTLKALEMGAVEILIVYENLDTMRYVLRVHGAESNGAENDEKILYLTPEQEKDKSHFTDKETGQEHELIESMPLLEWFANNYKKFGATLEIVTDKSQEGSQFVKGFGGIGGILRYRVDFQGMEYQGEDDEFFDLDDY